A portion of the Nerophis lumbriciformis linkage group LG37, RoL_Nlum_v2.1, whole genome shotgun sequence genome contains these proteins:
- the LOC133577483 gene encoding uncharacterized protein has product MCAVRRLRASVRQRLSAAAEDFLLRLQKEEQGDASRLPLLRSLLDERLAAAADDIVALLEEVIMRADWERRGQPADLEPCGQGKTQSPAQSSETQSEREQEVQQVIVGKEEEEESAHIKEEEEDVAMVSVKSEEDGEDDVHSPADLRSDGSDEEWICSGDAAPETSPGGGGASTTCSECGKSFLNALRLKRHRKTHSGEKPHVCSVCGKSSRQKGDLVKHMRTHTGEKPFRCSVCGSGFIHSQALVQHARTHTQEKPFSCSVCGEAFARKDYLKTHTRRHTGEKPFSCPFCAKSFRQRVNMTSHMRVHTGHKPYACSVCDKSFSVKGNVRIHMRTHTGEKPFSCGVCDKGFTQKVNLLSHKCAGTAPADQ; this is encoded by the exons ATGTGCGCCGTGCGGCGGCTGCGGGCGTCGGTGCGTCAACGCCTGAGCGCCGCGGCGGAGGATTTCCTGCTGCGGCTGCAGAAAGAAGAGCAAGGGGACGCGTCGCGACTTCCGCTGCTCAGGTCGCTGCTCGACGAGCGGCTGGCGGCGGCCGCGGACGACATCGTGGCGCTGCTGGAGGAAGTCATCATGCGGGCGGACTGGGAGAGGCGCGGCCAGCCGGCGGACTTGGAGCCTTGCGGCCAGGGGAAGACGCAGAGTCCAGCGCAGTCAAGCGAGACGCAGTCAG AGCGTGAGCAGGAAGTGCAGCAGGTGATTGTGggaaaagaggaagaggaggagtctGCGCAcatcaaagaggaagaggaggacgtcGCCATGGTTTCCGTGAAGAGCGAGGAGGACGGAGAGGATGACGTTCATTCTCCCGCCGACCTGCGGAGCGACGGCAGCGATGAAGAGTGGATCTGCTCCGGCGACGCCGCCCCGGAGACGAgtcccggagggggcggggcatcCACCACCTGCTCCGAGTGCGGGAAAAGCTTCCTGAACGCCCTTCGCCTGAAAAGACACAGGAAGACGCACTCGGGAGAGAAACCCCACGTGTGCTCGGTGTGCGGGAAAAGCTCCCGGCAGAAGGGCGACCTGGTCAAGCACATGCGCACGCACACGGGGGAGAAACCCTTCCGCTGCTCGGTGTGCGGCAGCGGCTTCATCCACAGCCAGGCGCTGGTGCAGCACGCCCGGACGCACACGCAGGAGAAACCCTTCAGCTGCTCCGTGTGCGGCGAGGCCTTCGCCCGCAAGGACTACCTGAAGACGCACACGCGGCGGCACACGGGGGAGAAACCCTTCTCCTGTCCCTTCTGCGCCAAGAGCTTCCGCCAGCGCGTGAACATGACGTCGCACATGCGCGTCCACACGGGCCACAAGCCGTACGCCTGCTCCGTCTGCGACAAGAGCTTCTCCGTCAAAGGCAACGTGCGGATCCACATGAGGACGCACACGGGGGAGAAACCCTTCAGCTGCGGCGTGTGCGATAAAGGCTTCACTCAGAAGGTCAACCTGCTGAGTCACAAGTG